The following coding sequences lie in one Streptomyces sp. NBC_00510 genomic window:
- a CDS encoding SDR family oxidoreductase codes for MSRIVVISGGGTGIGLAVAEAFVRDGDQVVLVGRRKDVLDGAVARLGSGSALAVPADLTDEAETAGVRELVAERFGRVDVLVNNAGGNVALGGGELSPTELWTGNFRSNVLTAVLLTEALRDLLADGGRVLLLSSIAAVRGGGSGSYGAAKAALHPYAYDLAADLGGRGITVNVIAPGFIDDTEFFGGRMTQERRAFLVGQTLTGRVGVPEDVASLAHWLASPGAAHITAQIHQVNGGAERGR; via the coding sequence GTGTCACGCATCGTGGTCATCAGCGGTGGCGGTACGGGCATCGGCCTGGCCGTCGCGGAGGCCTTCGTCCGCGACGGGGACCAGGTCGTGCTGGTCGGACGGCGCAAGGACGTCCTGGACGGGGCGGTCGCCCGGCTGGGTTCCGGATCGGCCCTGGCGGTCCCGGCGGACCTGACCGACGAGGCGGAGACGGCCGGGGTCCGCGAGCTCGTGGCCGAGCGCTTCGGGCGGGTGGACGTCCTGGTCAACAACGCGGGCGGGAACGTCGCGCTCGGCGGCGGCGAGCTGTCGCCCACCGAGCTGTGGACGGGCAACTTCCGGTCCAACGTGCTGACCGCCGTGCTGCTCACCGAGGCGCTGCGCGACCTGCTGGCCGACGGCGGCCGGGTGCTGCTGCTCAGCTCCATCGCCGCGGTGCGCGGCGGCGGCTCCGGTTCGTACGGCGCCGCCAAGGCCGCCCTGCACCCGTACGCCTACGACCTGGCGGCGGACCTGGGCGGGCGCGGGATCACGGTCAACGTCATCGCGCCCGGCTTCATCGACGACACCGAGTTCTTCGGCGGGCGCATGACGCAGGAGCGGCGCGCGTTCCTCGTCGGCCAGACCCTCACCGGCCGGGTCGGCGTCCCCGAGGACGTCGCCTCGCTCGCCCACTGGCTCGCCTCCCCGGGTGCCGCCCACATCACCGCGCAGATCCACCAGGTGAACGGCGGCGCGGAACGCGGCCGCTAG